One Serinicoccus chungangensis genomic window carries:
- a CDS encoding NAD-dependent epimerase/dehydratase family protein: MTGRVLVTGASGMLGGAVADLLAERGWDVTVMQRRPAGGPHRELLGDIRDADAVHRAVAGQDAVVHLAAKVDVVGPWRDFVDVNVRGTRRVIEALRAQGGGRLVQVSSPSVAHTGRSLSGAGAGPATPMRARGHYARTKAAAELFALEADSGQLRTTAVRPHLVWGPGDTQLVGRIAERARQGRLALVGAGTALVDTTYVDNAASALVAALERIEVAHGQALVVTNGEPRPIGELVGDICRAVGAPAPRLHLPTPLAWGLGAAVEGATALSGRLPGVPTITQPPMTRFLAEQLSTAHWFDQRHTREVLDWRPSVTIDEGLTRL, translated from the coding sequence ATGACCGGGCGGGTGCTCGTCACCGGCGCGAGCGGGATGCTCGGCGGGGCCGTGGCCGACCTGCTCGCCGAGCGCGGCTGGGACGTGACCGTCATGCAGCGGCGGCCCGCCGGCGGGCCGCACCGCGAGCTGCTCGGCGACATCCGCGACGCCGACGCCGTGCACCGGGCGGTGGCCGGGCAGGACGCCGTGGTGCACCTGGCCGCCAAGGTCGACGTCGTCGGTCCGTGGCGCGACTTCGTGGACGTCAACGTGCGCGGCACACGACGTGTCATCGAGGCCCTGCGCGCCCAGGGCGGTGGCCGGCTGGTGCAGGTCAGCTCGCCCTCGGTGGCCCACACCGGCCGCTCCCTCAGCGGCGCCGGGGCCGGGCCCGCCACGCCGATGCGGGCGCGCGGTCACTACGCCCGCACCAAGGCGGCCGCCGAGCTCTTCGCCCTCGAGGCGGACTCCGGGCAGCTGCGGACGACGGCGGTCCGGCCGCACCTCGTGTGGGGACCGGGCGACACCCAGCTCGTCGGCCGGATCGCCGAGCGCGCCCGGCAGGGTCGGCTGGCGCTGGTCGGCGCGGGCACGGCGCTGGTGGACACGACCTACGTCGACAACGCCGCCTCCGCCCTCGTCGCCGCGCTGGAGCGGATCGAGGTCGCCCACGGCCAGGCCCTCGTGGTGACCAACGGCGAGCCGCGGCCGATCGGCGAGCTCGTCGGTGACATCTGCCGCGCAGTGGGAGCCCCCGCCCCCCGCCTGCACCTGCCCACGCCCCTCGCGTGGGGGCTCGGTGCCGCCGTGGAGGGAGCGACCGCGCTGTCCGGACGCCTCCCCGGGGTCCCGACCATCACCCAGCCGCCGATGACGCGCTTCCTGGCCGAGCAGCTGTCCACGGCGCACTGGTTCGACCAGCGGCACACCCGGGAGGTCCTGGACTGGCGGCCGTCCGTGACCATCGACGAGGGCCTCACCCGCCTCTGA
- a CDS encoding CDP-glycerol glycerophosphotransferase family protein has translation MTSAPPPEGPPSVSNGARVRATVRDARFHLTRHARRVLRRRLVAARRSDNAVLQRAYVLGRQTARRTLNTVTDRQVGWVATLWSARWLDGTTYELTGWAYERGYGHQQPPQIEVELRRRGSAPVRARVEPVTEMEINGLARRAEFDYANTAFVARFDLAPLLAGTDPRPWRVHLRVTGADGRSSSGTLKARHRAGSARVLGARTFPGGVQLVPRWVRRRGLSLERRVPGATAAHVEVQGREVRARVELRGVRAVRAELVSRDARRPLTLERVDGTPGTVLVSAPVPETWTTTWLESDLLVSDTDETSTQGARESSADGGLEEVTAEQSAPTAPAPEGDEHEGQRLVAQTYRLVVVDEQGVEHVAATPLDQSDPVQDPRSGLLAYSGDGGSLLLGETRSQLVVSEATLEPGPDPRLVFRGTWGGPGDQLSLSLVGRRQTLSAHLDLADDGTWSASTDLLQGQWGGPARLPRTGSYVLRAVDPTGGTVRVMTAPSLIARTPEKLPFDEARLRWETGRGRSLRLRVGLTRGPDELGSYHQRRMDAAYLHGPHEPQQSVYLESFYGRLATCNPFAIDAVIAREHPDWVRYWGVTDLSVPVPEGAIAVVEGTQAWFDARATSRYVVVNDWLRSRFVRQPFQTVLQTWHGSMFKRIGLDRPTAGASTRAALLVERDKWDVLLSQNHHSTRIFRSAYAWEGTFYEEGYPRNDALVDGSGEHVRERLGIRPDQKAVLYAPTWRDNTAGMVLFLDLERLTAELGEDYVVLLRGHSRTVGHGRSVELPGVIDVTTYPSITELFLAADAMITDYSSVMFDFSVTRRPMIFYVPDLDEYRDDVRGVYFDLAEEAPGPVVSTQDAVVDAIRTMDDTDRYAERYDDWVERFNHLDDGRSAERVVRRLFGEG, from the coding sequence ATGACCTCCGCGCCCCCGCCGGAGGGACCCCCCTCGGTGTCGAACGGCGCGCGGGTGCGCGCCACCGTCCGCGACGCGCGCTTCCACCTCACCCGGCACGCCCGGCGCGTGCTGCGCCGCCGGCTCGTCGCCGCCCGCCGGTCCGACAACGCCGTGCTGCAGCGGGCCTACGTGCTGGGGCGGCAGACGGCCCGCCGCACCCTCAACACGGTGACCGACCGGCAGGTCGGCTGGGTGGCGACGCTCTGGTCGGCCCGCTGGCTCGACGGCACCACGTACGAGCTCACCGGGTGGGCCTACGAGCGCGGCTACGGCCACCAGCAGCCCCCGCAGATCGAGGTCGAGCTGCGCCGGCGGGGCTCGGCCCCGGTCCGGGCCCGGGTGGAGCCGGTCACCGAGATGGAGATCAACGGACTGGCCCGTCGCGCGGAGTTCGACTACGCCAACACCGCCTTCGTCGCGCGGTTCGACCTGGCGCCCCTCCTGGCCGGCACGGACCCGCGGCCCTGGCGGGTGCACCTGCGGGTGACCGGGGCGGACGGCCGGTCCTCCTCCGGCACGCTGAAGGCACGTCATCGCGCGGGATCGGCCCGGGTCCTGGGCGCCCGCACCTTCCCCGGCGGGGTCCAGCTCGTCCCGCGCTGGGTGCGCCGCCGCGGCCTGTCGCTCGAGCGCCGCGTGCCCGGCGCCACGGCCGCCCACGTCGAGGTCCAGGGCCGCGAGGTCCGGGCCCGGGTCGAGCTGCGCGGAGTCCGCGCCGTGCGCGCCGAGCTGGTGTCGCGCGACGCCCGTCGTCCCCTGACGCTCGAGCGGGTGGACGGCACGCCGGGCACGGTCCTGGTGTCCGCGCCGGTGCCCGAGACCTGGACCACGACGTGGCTGGAGAGCGACCTGCTGGTGTCGGACACCGACGAGACCTCGACGCAGGGGGCGCGGGAGAGCAGCGCCGACGGCGGCCTGGAGGAGGTCACCGCCGAGCAGTCGGCCCCCACGGCTCCGGCGCCCGAGGGGGACGAGCACGAGGGCCAGCGTCTGGTCGCGCAGACCTACCGCCTGGTCGTCGTCGACGAGCAGGGCGTCGAGCACGTGGCCGCCACGCCGCTCGACCAGTCCGACCCCGTGCAGGACCCGCGTTCCGGGCTGCTGGCGTACTCCGGCGACGGCGGCAGCCTGCTCCTCGGGGAGACCCGCTCCCAGCTCGTGGTGAGCGAGGCGACCCTGGAGCCCGGCCCCGACCCCCGGCTGGTCTTCCGCGGCACCTGGGGCGGGCCCGGGGACCAGCTGTCACTGAGCCTGGTCGGTCGCCGGCAGACGCTGTCCGCCCACCTGGACCTGGCGGACGACGGCACCTGGTCGGCCTCGACGGACCTGCTCCAGGGGCAGTGGGGCGGACCCGCCCGGCTGCCCCGCACCGGCAGCTACGTGCTGCGGGCGGTGGACCCCACCGGCGGGACGGTGCGGGTCATGACGGCCCCCTCCCTCATCGCCCGGACGCCCGAGAAGCTGCCGTTCGACGAGGCCCGCCTGCGCTGGGAGACCGGCCGCGGCCGGTCGTTGCGGCTGCGGGTGGGGCTGACCCGCGGTCCCGACGAGCTCGGGTCCTACCACCAGCGGCGCATGGACGCCGCCTACCTGCACGGTCCCCACGAGCCTCAGCAGTCGGTCTACCTCGAGTCGTTCTACGGGCGGCTCGCCACGTGCAACCCGTTCGCGATCGACGCGGTGATCGCCCGGGAGCACCCCGACTGGGTGCGCTACTGGGGGGTCACGGACCTGTCCGTGCCGGTGCCCGAGGGCGCGATCGCCGTCGTGGAGGGCACGCAGGCGTGGTTCGACGCGCGGGCGACGTCGCGCTACGTCGTCGTCAACGACTGGCTGCGCAGCAGGTTCGTGCGGCAGCCCTTCCAGACGGTCCTGCAGACCTGGCACGGCTCGATGTTCAAGCGCATCGGCCTGGACCGCCCGACCGCAGGCGCCTCCACCCGCGCCGCGCTCCTGGTCGAGCGGGACAAGTGGGACGTCCTGCTGAGCCAGAACCACCACAGCACGCGGATCTTCCGCAGCGCCTACGCCTGGGAGGGCACCTTCTACGAGGAGGGCTACCCGCGCAACGACGCCCTGGTGGACGGGTCCGGGGAGCACGTCCGCGAGCGGCTCGGCATCCGCCCCGACCAGAAGGCGGTCCTCTACGCGCCGACCTGGCGGGACAACACCGCCGGCATGGTGCTCTTCCTCGACCTGGAGCGGCTCACCGCCGAGCTCGGCGAGGACTACGTCGTGCTGCTGCGCGGCCACTCCCGCACGGTCGGGCACGGGCGCAGCGTGGAGCTGCCCGGCGTCATCGACGTCACCACCTACCCCAGCATCACCGAGCTCTTCCTCGCCGCGGACGCGATGATCACCGACTACTCCTCGGTGATGTTCGACTTCTCCGTCACCCGCCGGCCGATGATCTTCTACGTCCCGGACCTCGACGAGTACCGCGACGACGTCCGGGGGGTCTACTTCGACCTCGCCGAGGAGGCGCCCGGCCCCGTGGTGAGCACCCAGGACGCGGTGGTCGACGCCATCCGGACGATGGACGACACCGACCGCTACGCGGAGCGGTACGACGACTGGGTCGAGCGGTTCAACCACCTCGACGACGGGCGCAGCGCCGAGCGGGTCGTGCGGCGTCTCTTCGGCGAGGGCTGA
- a CDS encoding DUF808 domain-containing protein: MAAGLAALLDDIAALARIAAASVDDIGGAAGRAGAKAAGVIVDDAAVTPRYVTGVDPSRELPMIKTIAIGSLRNKLLFIVPAILLLSIFVPWLLTPILMLGGCYLSYEGAHKVLEWLGVGHDASHDAPAVERGPEAEKKVTSGAIRTDFILSAEIMVIALNEVSEEPLLSRAIILVVVALGITALIYGAVALIVKMDDIGLGLAQREGEGAQRFGRGLVAAMPIVLRTLTIVGVVAMLWVGGHILLVGMDDLGFHPIYEFVHHAEEVVAGLVPAIAGVLAWLTNTFFSAVLGLAVGLALVGVVSLLPIGKKHDDHAGTEAH; this comes from the coding sequence ATGGCTGCTGGTCTGGCTGCCCTGCTCGACGACATCGCGGCGCTCGCCCGCATCGCAGCCGCGTCCGTCGACGACATCGGTGGCGCCGCCGGTCGCGCCGGGGCCAAGGCCGCGGGCGTCATCGTCGACGACGCGGCGGTGACCCCGCGCTACGTCACCGGCGTGGACCCCAGCCGCGAGCTGCCGATGATCAAGACCATCGCCATCGGCTCGCTGCGCAACAAGCTGCTCTTCATCGTCCCGGCGATCCTGCTGCTCAGCATCTTCGTGCCGTGGCTGCTCACCCCGATCCTCATGCTCGGCGGGTGCTACCTCTCCTACGAGGGCGCGCACAAGGTGCTGGAGTGGCTGGGCGTCGGGCACGACGCGTCCCACGACGCCCCGGCGGTGGAGCGGGGCCCCGAGGCGGAGAAGAAGGTCACCTCCGGCGCGATCCGGACCGACTTCATCCTGTCCGCCGAGATCATGGTCATCGCGCTCAACGAGGTGAGCGAGGAGCCGCTGCTCAGCCGCGCGATCATCCTCGTCGTGGTGGCGCTCGGGATCACCGCGCTCATCTACGGCGCGGTCGCGCTCATCGTCAAGATGGACGACATCGGGCTGGGCCTGGCCCAGCGCGAGGGCGAGGGCGCCCAGCGGTTCGGCCGCGGCCTGGTCGCCGCCATGCCGATCGTGCTGCGCACGCTGACGATCGTCGGCGTCGTGGCCATGCTGTGGGTGGGCGGGCACATCCTGCTCGTCGGCATGGACGACCTCGGCTTCCACCCGATCTACGAGTTCGTCCACCACGCCGAGGAGGTCGTCGCCGGCCTCGTGCCCGCCATCGCCGGCGTCCTCGCCTGGCTGACGAACACCTTCTTCTCGGCCGTCCTCGGCCTCGCCGTGGGCCTGGCCCTCGTCGGCGTCGTCTCGCTCCTGCCGATCGGCAAGAAGCACGACGACCACGCCGGGACCGAGGCGCACTGA
- a CDS encoding alpha/beta fold hydrolase, protein MPTAARTPRQSVHDPARRSAHEEVGLPPTGVPGVDPGWSRVVLAPDADGLTRRWHLLDNGPQLQAAGVPVRGTVLAVHGNPTWSYLWRRVLEQAPTGWRVVAVDQLGMGWSERPGRPRTLAQRVDDLAGLTEALDLRGPVVALAHDWGGPVALGWALAHPDLLAAVVLTNTAVHQPVEHAAPAVIRLARAPMLLARVCRTTPAFVRATTALSRPALPREVRDAFAAPYASARRRDAVADFVRDIPFEDDHPSRPALDAIADGVRGLDVPALLVWGPRDPVFSQRYLEDLVGRLPQADVHVCPGASHLVLEDSPEAVGVVWDWVQQQVPGGAAAPDGPGDGAPVEHRGATTVPVAVDLRRPDETAVVELGGPRPRQVTFGELGRRVDALARGLAGRGVRPGDRVAVLVPPGIDLTTVVYAVWRLGAVVVIADAGLGLGRLGAALRGAGPRHVIGITPALALAALTRVPGRRIRVDRSGSTLADLAAKGLRHDTPLPEDLDEDADGAVLFTSGATGPPKGVVYTRRGLGAQVALLRDTFGFGPGERFVAAFAPFALYGPALGLTSAVPDMDVTAPHTLTADALARAVDAVGATMVFAAPAALRNVVATAGSLTAHQREVLAGPRLVLSAGAPVPTSLLHEVRAVLPGAQTQTPYGMTEALPVATHDPTASASGPGAAPPGAGVCVGAPVPGVEVGIAPLDDLGEPAQELRSDPDVVGEIVVRGPHVKDRYDRRWGAQRASARPAGWHRTGDVGRLDEQGRLWVEGRLTHVVATADGPVTPYPVEDRVRGLDGLADVAVVGVGPAGTRLVVLVLVPTRRAGPLARATGAPRGARALADPELAARARASAGVPVAAVLVRDWLPVDVRHASKVDRTALAHWAEAVLHGQRRTRRGGAPRTRSR, encoded by the coding sequence GTGCCCACCGCTGCCCGCACCCCGCGCCAGTCCGTCCACGACCCCGCCCGCCGGTCCGCGCACGAGGAGGTGGGGCTGCCGCCGACCGGCGTCCCGGGGGTGGACCCGGGCTGGTCCCGGGTGGTCCTCGCGCCGGACGCCGACGGGCTGACCCGTCGGTGGCACCTGCTCGACAACGGCCCGCAGCTGCAGGCGGCCGGCGTCCCGGTGCGCGGCACCGTGCTCGCCGTCCACGGCAACCCCACCTGGTCCTATCTGTGGCGCCGCGTGCTCGAGCAGGCACCGACCGGGTGGCGGGTGGTGGCGGTCGACCAGCTCGGGATGGGCTGGTCCGAGCGCCCGGGCCGGCCGCGCACGCTGGCCCAGCGGGTGGACGACCTCGCCGGTCTCACCGAGGCGCTCGACCTCCGCGGCCCCGTCGTCGCCCTCGCGCACGACTGGGGCGGCCCGGTCGCGCTGGGGTGGGCGCTCGCGCACCCCGACCTGCTGGCCGCGGTGGTGCTCACCAACACCGCCGTGCACCAGCCGGTCGAGCACGCCGCGCCGGCGGTCATCCGCCTCGCCCGGGCCCCGATGCTGCTGGCGCGGGTGTGCCGCACCACGCCGGCCTTCGTGCGGGCGACCACCGCCCTGTCCCGGCCCGCGCTGCCCCGGGAGGTGCGCGACGCCTTCGCGGCGCCCTACGCGAGCGCGCGCCGCCGGGACGCCGTCGCGGACTTCGTGCGCGACATCCCCTTCGAGGACGACCACCCCAGCCGGCCCGCCCTCGACGCCATCGCCGACGGGGTGCGCGGGCTCGACGTGCCCGCGCTGCTCGTCTGGGGCCCCCGGGACCCGGTGTTCTCCCAGCGCTACCTCGAGGACCTGGTGGGTCGCCTGCCGCAGGCCGACGTTCACGTCTGCCCCGGCGCCTCCCACCTCGTGCTCGAGGACAGCCCGGAGGCGGTCGGCGTCGTCTGGGACTGGGTGCAGCAGCAGGTCCCGGGTGGCGCGGCCGCCCCGGACGGGCCGGGTGACGGGGCGCCCGTCGAGCACCGCGGGGCGACGACCGTACCGGTGGCCGTGGACCTCCGCCGGCCGGACGAGACGGCGGTGGTGGAGCTCGGGGGCCCGCGACCGCGGCAGGTAACCTTCGGCGAGCTCGGCCGGAGGGTGGACGCCCTCGCCCGCGGCCTGGCCGGCCGGGGCGTGCGACCCGGTGACCGGGTCGCGGTGCTCGTGCCGCCCGGCATCGACCTGACCACGGTCGTGTATGCCGTCTGGCGCCTCGGTGCGGTCGTCGTCATCGCCGACGCCGGCCTCGGCCTCGGCCGCCTGGGGGCGGCGCTGCGGGGCGCCGGCCCCCGGCACGTCATCGGGATCACCCCGGCGCTGGCCCTCGCCGCGCTGACCCGGGTGCCCGGCCGGCGGATCCGGGTGGACCGCTCCGGGTCGACGCTGGCCGACCTCGCCGCCAAGGGGCTCCGGCACGACACCCCGTTGCCGGAGGACCTGGACGAGGACGCCGACGGCGCGGTCCTGTTCACCTCCGGCGCCACCGGACCACCCAAGGGGGTGGTCTACACCCGCCGCGGCCTCGGCGCCCAGGTGGCCCTGCTGCGCGACACCTTCGGCTTCGGGCCCGGCGAGCGCTTCGTGGCGGCCTTCGCCCCCTTCGCGCTCTACGGCCCGGCGCTGGGCCTGACGAGCGCCGTGCCGGACATGGACGTGACCGCCCCGCACACCCTCACCGCCGACGCGCTCGCCCGGGCGGTCGACGCGGTCGGGGCGACCATGGTCTTCGCCGCGCCCGCCGCGCTGCGCAACGTCGTCGCGACCGCGGGGTCGCTGACCGCGCACCAGCGGGAGGTGCTCGCCGGACCGCGGCTGGTGCTCTCCGCCGGCGCCCCGGTGCCGACCTCCCTGCTGCACGAGGTGCGCGCCGTGCTGCCGGGCGCGCAGACGCAGACGCCCTACGGCATGACCGAGGCCCTGCCGGTGGCCACCCACGACCCGACCGCGTCGGCCTCCGGCCCGGGTGCGGCGCCACCCGGCGCGGGGGTGTGCGTCGGGGCGCCGGTGCCCGGCGTCGAGGTCGGCATCGCCCCGCTGGACGACCTCGGGGAGCCGGCGCAGGAGCTGCGCAGCGACCCGGACGTGGTCGGCGAGATCGTCGTGCGGGGGCCGCACGTCAAGGACCGCTACGACCGGCGCTGGGGCGCGCAGCGGGCCAGCGCCCGCCCGGCGGGGTGGCACCGGACCGGTGACGTGGGCCGGCTGGACGAGCAGGGTCGGCTCTGGGTGGAGGGCCGGCTGACGCACGTCGTGGCGACGGCCGACGGGCCGGTCACCCCCTACCCCGTCGAGGACCGGGTGCGGGGCCTGGACGGGCTGGCCGACGTGGCGGTGGTCGGCGTCGGCCCGGCCGGGACCCGGCTGGTCGTCCTCGTGCTCGTGCCCACCCGGCGGGCCGGCCCCCTCGCCCGCGCCACCGGCGCGCCCCGGGGGGCCCGGGCGCTGGCCGACCCGGAGCTCGCGGCCCGGGCCCGCGCGTCGGCCGGGGTGCCGGTGGCGGCGGTGCTCGTGCGGGACTGGCTGCCGGTGGACGTCCGGCACGCGAGCAAGGTGGACCGCACCGCGCTGGCCCACTGGGCCGAGGCCGTCCTGCACGGGCAGCGCCGGACCCGCCGGGGCGGGGCACCCCGCACGAGGAGCCGCTGA
- a CDS encoding acetyl-CoA C-acetyltransferase codes for MAEAVIVAAARTPIGRAFKGSLTTVRPDDLAAGVIRAALEQVPGLDPTTVDDLYLGCAEPWGEHGFNMARVVGVLLGLDTVPGSTVNRFCASSVQTTRQAMHAIKAGEGDVFISAGVECVSRYADFSGAGGGKESWRNPLFADAVARTEARAASNETWTDPREDGLLPDAYIAMGQTAENVATSLGISRERQDEWGVRSQNRAEQAIADGVFAREIAPVTLADGTVVSTDDGPRPGVTLEKVSQLQPVFREGGTVTAGNCCPLNDGAAALVVMSDTRAAELGLTPLARVVSTGVSALSPEIMGLGPVEASRQALARAGMSISDMDLYEINEAFAVQVLGSADALGMDEDRLNVHGGAIALGHPFGSTGARISTTLINALQTRDGQFGLETMCVGGGQGMAMVLERLS; via the coding sequence ATGGCCGAGGCCGTCATCGTCGCCGCCGCCCGCACCCCCATCGGCCGCGCGTTCAAGGGGTCGCTGACCACCGTGCGCCCGGACGACCTGGCCGCCGGCGTCATCCGCGCGGCCCTCGAGCAGGTGCCCGGTCTGGACCCGACCACGGTGGACGACCTCTACCTCGGGTGCGCCGAGCCCTGGGGCGAGCACGGCTTCAACATGGCCCGGGTGGTCGGGGTGCTGCTCGGGCTGGACACCGTGCCCGGCTCGACGGTGAACCGCTTCTGCGCCAGCTCGGTGCAGACGACCCGCCAGGCGATGCACGCCATCAAGGCGGGTGAGGGCGACGTCTTCATCAGCGCCGGCGTCGAGTGCGTGTCCCGGTATGCCGACTTCTCCGGCGCGGGGGGCGGCAAGGAGTCCTGGCGCAACCCCCTGTTCGCCGACGCGGTCGCGCGCACCGAGGCCCGGGCCGCCTCCAACGAGACCTGGACCGACCCGCGCGAGGACGGCCTGCTGCCGGACGCCTACATCGCCATGGGCCAGACCGCCGAGAACGTCGCCACCTCCCTCGGGATCTCCCGCGAGCGCCAGGACGAGTGGGGGGTGCGCAGCCAGAACCGCGCCGAGCAGGCCATCGCAGACGGCGTCTTCGCCCGTGAGATCGCGCCGGTCACCCTCGCCGACGGCACCGTGGTCAGCACCGACGACGGCCCGCGCCCCGGCGTGACCCTGGAGAAGGTCAGCCAGCTGCAGCCGGTCTTCCGCGAGGGCGGCACCGTCACCGCCGGCAACTGCTGCCCGCTCAACGACGGGGCCGCCGCGCTGGTCGTCATGAGCGACACCCGTGCCGCCGAGCTCGGGCTGACGCCGCTGGCCCGCGTGGTCTCCACCGGGGTGTCGGCCCTCTCCCCCGAGATCATGGGCCTGGGCCCGGTCGAGGCCTCCCGGCAGGCGCTGGCGCGGGCGGGCATGAGCATCTCGGACATGGACCTCTACGAGATCAACGAGGCCTTCGCGGTGCAGGTGCTCGGCTCGGCCGACGCCCTCGGCATGGACGAGGACCGGCTTAACGTCCACGGCGGCGCGATCGCCCTCGGCCACCCGTTCGGCTCGACCGGCGCCCGCATCTCCACCACCCTCATCAACGCCCTGCAGACCCGCGACGGCCAGTTCGGCCTGGAGACCATGTGCGTCGGCGGGGGCCAGGGCATGGCGATGGTCCTCGAGCGGCTCTCCTGA
- a CDS encoding 3-oxoacyl-ACP synthase III, with protein MTGNATFRHRDTAVLSVTAVDAPVVKTSAEFDEVIGDSYTRNGLRPGMLAKLAGISERRWWREDQTFVDGAVQAAQEALAEAGVDAGRVGLLINTSVSREHLEPSIAVSIHQALGLPTACLNFDLTNACLGFVNGMQLAATMIDAGQIDYALVVCGEGSRTPQERTLERLSGEDATAQDIVSQFATLTLGSGAAAMLLGRASEHPEGHRVVGGVTRAATEHHELCIGDFTEMRTDAQGLLVAGMGLAKQLWADAAQEFDWSDMDRYIVHQVSQVHTSKTAESLGLDQSRIPLTFPTYGNVGPAAVAITLAKETGSLERGDRVLMMGIGSGLNMTCLEIDW; from the coding sequence GTGACCGGCAACGCCACCTTCCGGCACCGCGACACCGCCGTGCTGTCCGTCACCGCTGTCGACGCCCCGGTCGTCAAGACCTCGGCCGAGTTCGACGAGGTGATCGGTGACTCCTACACCCGCAACGGGCTGCGCCCGGGCATGCTGGCCAAGCTCGCCGGCATCTCGGAGCGCCGGTGGTGGCGCGAGGACCAGACCTTCGTCGACGGCGCCGTCCAGGCGGCGCAGGAGGCGCTCGCGGAGGCGGGGGTCGACGCCGGTCGGGTCGGTCTGCTCATCAACACCTCGGTCAGCCGGGAGCACCTCGAGCCCTCGATCGCGGTGTCCATCCACCAGGCGCTCGGGCTGCCCACGGCCTGCCTGAACTTCGACCTCACCAACGCCTGCCTCGGCTTTGTCAACGGTATGCAGCTCGCCGCCACGATGATCGACGCCGGCCAGATCGACTACGCCCTGGTCGTGTGCGGCGAGGGCTCGCGCACCCCGCAGGAGCGGACCCTGGAGCGGCTCTCCGGGGAGGACGCCACGGCGCAGGACATCGTCAGCCAGTTCGCCACCCTCACGCTGGGCTCGGGCGCGGCCGCGATGCTGCTCGGCCGGGCCAGCGAGCACCCCGAGGGCCACCGCGTCGTCGGGGGCGTGACCCGCGCGGCCACCGAGCACCACGAGCTGTGCATCGGGGACTTCACCGAGATGCGGACCGACGCCCAGGGGCTGCTCGTCGCCGGCATGGGGCTGGCCAAGCAGCTGTGGGCGGACGCCGCCCAGGAGTTCGACTGGAGCGACATGGACCGCTACATCGTCCACCAGGTCTCCCAGGTGCACACGAGCAAGACGGCGGAGTCGCTGGGGCTGGACCAGTCGCGCATCCCGCTGACCTTCCCGACCTACGGCAACGTGGGACCCGCCGCGGTGGCGATCACCCTCGCCAAGGAGACCGGCTCGCTGGAGCGCGGTGACCGCGTCCTCATGATGGGCATCGGCTCCGGGCTCAACATGACCTGTCTCGAGATCGACTGGTGA
- a CDS encoding DUF7537 family lipoprotein: protein MSTTRMRLGAVVSAGILGLGLTGCGGGSEGDAASPTEAATQESTPDGEEESAEDTAAEDTAEESESDSGGEAAEGEEIPVEEFLAMLQEPGEETLSSYTLTMDMQADGQSIQADGAVDLSGDEAAMQMMMTMPEMGELEMITTDGQLYLAMPGVTPEGMYMQAGEDVLGQAAAMEDIDVSTQWEAWEEGAQQVLFLGDEDVDGTEMGHYQVTVDPQAIAEAGGEDAAAMTAAVGDEPVTYDVWLDDDNLMRQLSFELEGMTAEMMMDNWGEPQEIEAPPADQVMEMGDLGTTPGSDG from the coding sequence ATGAGCACCACGAGGATGCGCCTCGGCGCGGTCGTCAGCGCAGGGATCCTGGGCCTCGGGCTCACCGGGTGCGGCGGGGGCTCCGAGGGGGACGCCGCGAGCCCGACCGAGGCCGCGACCCAGGAGAGCACGCCGGACGGCGAGGAGGAGAGCGCCGAGGACACCGCCGCCGAGGACACCGCCGAGGAGTCCGAGTCGGACTCCGGCGGTGAGGCCGCCGAGGGCGAGGAGATCCCGGTCGAGGAGTTCCTGGCGATGCTGCAGGAGCCGGGTGAGGAGACGCTCTCGAGCTACACGCTCACCATGGACATGCAGGCCGACGGCCAGTCCATCCAGGCCGACGGGGCGGTCGATCTCAGCGGGGACGAGGCCGCCATGCAGATGATGATGACGATGCCGGAGATGGGGGAGCTGGAGATGATCACCACCGACGGCCAGCTCTACCTCGCCATGCCCGGCGTCACGCCGGAGGGGATGTACATGCAGGCCGGCGAGGACGTCCTCGGCCAGGCCGCGGCGATGGAGGACATCGACGTCTCCACCCAGTGGGAGGCGTGGGAGGAGGGCGCCCAGCAGGTCCTCTTCCTGGGCGACGAGGACGTCGACGGCACCGAGATGGGCCACTACCAGGTCACCGTCGACCCGCAGGCGATCGCCGAGGCCGGTGGCGAGGACGCGGCGGCCATGACCGCCGCGGTCGGCGACGAGCCGGTGACCTACGACGTCTGGCTGGACGACGACAACCTCATGCGGCAGCTGAGCTTCGAGCTCGAGGGGATGACCGCGGAGATGATGATGGACAACTGGGGCGAGCCCCAGGAGATCGAGGCTCCCCCGGCCGACCAGGTCATGGAGATGGGCGACCTCGGCACCACGCCGGGCAGCGACGGCTGA